The bacterium genome contains the following window.
TTTGCAATTGCCAACGATCACAGAAGCGGCATTGTGCCGGCAGTGGACCTGGATAACCGAACGATCCCGTTTACAGCGACGCTTGGCCGCACGATAGGAGTGGTGCGTGATTTTGATCTTAATGTCGTAGGACGCATCAGTTGCAGTACCACTGCAAACGCGACTATCGACTATGGCAACTATCTCAACTATCTGGTTGCAGTGGACGACTATGTTGATGGTGTTCGCCAGACTTCAAGAAACGATACCCGGACGGTTGGGGACCTGACTCACCAGTTTGTTGACGCTTTCTTTCCCTACTATGCGTATATTGACGCCGGGATCTGCAGCGGCAACGTGAAAGCTGGTCGTTTCCCAATCCAGTTCACGCCGTATACTCTGAAGAAGATCGATGTTGACTCGTATACGACAATCCTCAAGACCGATGACGGCTACTACCCTATGGATGGTATCAGCCTGATGAACAATTTCGGTGGGGTGGACATTACTCTGTTTGCCGCGAAAAACGATCTTAACGACTACCTGGTCAATGGACTGACCGGTCAGCCGAGAAACAGTATCGGCACATTCAACCAGCTTGGCGGCAACGCAGTCGGCGGACTGACTCAACTGGTTTCGCAGACGGCTGGTGGTAGAGCTGTGGTCGGCATACCATGGAGTGGGAAAGCCGGTTTTACGTTCTATCAATCATGGTCCGAGGACGAGTTCAATATACAAGCCAATTACGATCAGGCCAGGGTCTATGGCACTGACCTGTCCGTGCCTGTCGGCATGTTCAACTTTGCAGGAAGCTGGACTCAAAGCGATGCGCTGGTCCGTGAGGGTGCAGTTGGCGTCACGGATGTCAATGACGACGCCATAGCCTGGGACGGCAGATTTGGCGCGATGGTAGGCAAGCTGGGTGTGGGTGCGGGCTATAAGTCTATTGGCCGCAACTTCACTGCAGCGGGTTTTTGGGACAAGATAGGCCATTGGGCAAACCCGGTAAATATTAAGGGTCCCTATGCTGATCTTGTGTACCCGTTGATGGGCAACCTGAACTTCGTGGCTAATGGCGAATACCTGACTGTGAAGGACCCGTCGTCTGTTACCGGTAATTCCGCTTTGACACAAAACGACAATATCATTAAAGCCGAAGGCGGCCTGCAATGGGGTCTGTCTAAGGCCAATTCGGTTGCTCTGGGCTATCAGTGGGTCAGATTTCGCCCGGATTCTGCCGCGCTCAGTGATGCCACCGAGACCTATCTGACAATAGGATGGGCTTATAAGTTGAATCCGAATACGGCGTTCAACGTTGGTTATCAATACATCAATTATGACGGCGGCGGCAATCCTGCCGGGACGACCTTTGCGTATGGACCGGATACATATCGCGCCGGAGAGGGAGTTGTCCAGTTCGGTGTGACGTTCTAGCCCTAATTATGCTCGTCGAGCATAATTAGGGTCCGGGCCGCGCATCATTCACGTCTCTCGTGAATAATGCGCGCTAGATTCCGGTGTTTATGTCTGTAAATCGCAGAAAGCGAGAAACCATCGCAGAGACGGTTTCTCGCTTCTTTATTGGTAGGCTGCTTTGCATCTTCTCAAACTTCTTCTCTAGTGCTCAAGATGCATTGGCCACACTCGGAAAAGGGTGATCTATTCGGATTCTTCTGTAAACCGGCTTATCGCTTTCCATTTCCTCGAAATCGAAGATGCTTAAAAGTACACATCATAAGAATGCACTTTTTGTGCCGACAACTATCTCTTCCTGCAGGCAAACCCGACAAATCCTAATCCTCCCACTATTAGTGCGAGGAATGAGCCTGGCTCGGGCACCACTGGCGCAAGCGGTAAATTTACAGTGGCTATGAACGCCTCGTAACCAGACGGACTCTTACCACGTCCCACAATCGTGGCGATGTTATTATTAACAGCTACATCCTGAGCATCAAATAATCTCCAGCCTTCGGGTATCGCAGAGCCGAGCAGCGAGGATAGACTCACCATACCGGTAATTTGTGTCCACAGAAAGGCTTCAACGCCCAGCATCGAACTACTTTCTCCGACTATTACAGATCCATCTGACGAAATACCATGGGCAGTGCTACAGAATTCGCCTCCAGAGAGAACGCCCAGGCCGACCATACCATCATTTGCAGTCCAACGGAAAGCTTCAGTGCCGAGTGCGGAACTACTTCTGCCAACTATGACTGACCCATCTCCGGATGCAGCATAGGCCACGCTTTTTACGTCTCCGCCAGAGAGATCACCTAGACTAACCATACCTCCACTCTCAGTCCAGCGGAATGCTTCATTTCCGCTATCTCCGACGATGACAGATCCGTCTGCAGATACGCCGAATGCCTGGCTGTAGTCACTCAGAATGCCTAAGCCTACCATGCCTTCGCTCATAGTCCAACGGAAAGCTTCGCAACCTAGCGAACTGCTGCTGAATCCAACTACGACAGATCCATCCCCAGACACGCCAAAGGCCTCGCTCCAGATGCTGTTACCAGGAAGATCACCCAAGCCGACCATGCCATCACTTGCAGTCCAGCGGAAAGCTTCGGGGCCGGTCGACGAGCCGCTGAATCCAACTACGACAGATCCGTCTGCTGAAGCGCCCTTAGCATTGGTGGCGCTGTTTCCACCAGGAAGATCTCCTAGACTCACCATTCCACTACTTGCAGTCCAGCGAAAAGCTTCTTCGCAGTATAAAGAGGAAGCTGAGTAACCATATCCAACCACGGTAGACCCATCGGCAGATATGCCATAGGCACCACTCTCGTATCTGCCTTCAGGAAGATCGCCCAGCCCTTGGAATGTCGCCGCGCCGGCAACACTGCTGAACACAACTGCCGCTGCTGTGGTAAAAACAACTGCCAATAACTTGCTGTATTTCATATTTTCTGATTCTCCTTGGTTTTGATGCAGATCTGTTGCCGGCTTTTGCATTCCAACTGTGTCGCATCAAGAGCGTGCATTTCACAACCCGAATACACAGGAGTCAGCAACAATGTCTGCGTTACATCGCCGCAAGTTTCCTAGAATTATCGCTGTGTTTAAGGCTGTGCTTGGATATTTTGGCATTTCGAACACATCGATACGATTATAGCCGTCAATTCTATCTAGTAGTTTTGTAGTGTTTTGAGCTTCGACTGTATGTTGGAACGCAGCAAAGAACGTCTATGTAGCCATTCGCCATAGCTCAGCTTAAGTCCTACCTTGACAACGATTCATGAGCGGACGGTATCAACTTGGCTCATGAACCCTTTTCACAACATTTTGTATCAATTACTATTCAAAATCATCGGAGAAGAGCAATGAACACTATCCAAAATCAACTCTCAGACCTGCCGCACCTTCCGTATAACGGGCTGAAGCATTTATGGCGGGAAATGTTCCACAAAAGCCCGCCTGATTACAGCCATCCATATTTCATTATATCGGATCCAAGAGCTTCACTACGGTGGGCTGTCAGAGAACTTGCATGCAACTATGTCCGAAATTCTCGAGACGAGTGGATTCGACTAAATTGCTCAACGCACAAGAGACGCCTATTTACTCCATTATTAGGACCCGGTTTGTGCGTGAATGGCACGGTAATCGATACGAGATAATGGTAATTCCTGGCAGGTTCGAATATCAAGGATAGCGTTTCAGATCTCTGACCGCTGTCGCGAAGTCCATTACCGGCACCTATTTATAACGGTCGAGCATTTTTGGTCTATATAAAAAGGAGAAATAGAAATATGAGCATTTACACATACATCGTCAAACCAAAGCCGCAGATCCGGCGCGCAAGCGCCCGAAATGGTTAGAAGATTAGCTCAATTTCTAATGAGTTAAACGACCTGAGGATGCTGAATAATGTGGCTAAATCCGAAAAGCTGCAGCGTTGATCCGAAAGGGAAAAGTCGCCGACATTGAAAAAGCCTATGCATCGGTCGACCTAGAAGTACGAAAAGCAGTGGAAGGAAAGCTGCGGGATCCACTTTCACCCATAAATGACAATAGCGAGCCAACCACTGGCTCGCTAGTATACAGAGAAGTGGTAGCCCCGACGGAATACCGGAGCATGACCAAACGTTCAAATTGAGCTGGAGAAACAGGGTTTTTGAGTGTGAGTTAGTGGAGGTTTGAAGTAATCGGGTGGCCTGCATGGCTTTCTGTTTTTCTTTCGCTGATGCATATGCTGATTAGGTTCGAACTGCGTGTCCCGGGCAATCTGTGTGTAATGCTGCATTGTAATTGCATAATTACACAAAGCAAGCTTACGTCTGGCGAACAAGCCACGGGACTGAAGTGAACGTTGTAATTGAGGATCAGGGTCGATTGATTCCGGTGGAAGTGAAGTCGGCTGCTACCCCACGATCAGCAATGGCTTCCGGTTTGCAATCGCTTATGGTCGACTATGCTGATATGACTGAAAAGGGATGGCTGATCCATATGGGGAATACTATGCTGCCAGTCGCACCGGGTATTCTGGCAGTGCAATATTCGGAGTTATAGAGGCAGGCATTGGTCCAAGTGGTTGATCAAATGCAATGTATCGTACAGCCGATAGCGGATAATCGCATGTGTCTACCGCACATGCCTGAAGACTTGGCTGGCATCTGCGTCAGTGTAAACAACTTTAGCGTTTAGATAAATGGAGTTTTTTGATTCTTTTAAGCATTCCGCCCTAAAGATCGCATGGCTGTATGTCAAGAATATAGTACATAATACTTGACAACAATCCCCTGTCAGGGCATAATATACTGTAAGAGCAATCTACAAGGACTATAGACAATGCGATCAGCTATTAAGAATAAACAGGAGAGGTCAGTCGCGTCGGCGGTCAGAGAGGCCATCTCGCAATCAACCGACCGAGTCTGGGTATACACGGACTTTAATGGCATGCCGCCTGCGGCAGTTAGCCAGGCATTATCCCGGCTTTATCGTGAGGGATTGGTTAAGCGCGTGCGCAAAGGAGTCTACTATCGCCCAAAGCAGACTGTTCTGGGTGAAAGCAAGGTTTCGCCTGCTGCCTTGATCTCGAAGCTTCTCCCATCTGATGCTCGCCCTACCGGCTACACCGCCGCACGAGTGCTTGGGCTAAGCACGCAGGTGCCGGTTGAGCCATCATACGCCGTTTCCAAGAGCAAGGCGCCGGCAAGCGTGGCTGGCGTAAAGGTCACGGTCCGCCGCCCTGTCTCCAGCATCTGCATAGACACACGTGAAGCTGCTATCCTGGAGTTTCTGCGCGAGAGGGGCACAACAAGTGAGCGTTCCCCAGAGGAAACTGTCCGTAGGCTGCTGCATATCATCAAAGAGCCAGGAGTGTTTGCCAAGCTGGCCGAAGCAGCAATGCAGGAGCCGCCGCGAGTGCGAGCCATGCTCGGAGCGCTGGGACAGGAGGCGAGGATCAGAAAACCAGAACTTGTGACGCTAAGATCGTCGTTGAACCCGCTGTCCAGGTACGACTTCGGGCGACTGCGATGCATGAGATATGCTAAGGAGTGGCTAGCGAAATGAAGCTTTGTGAGCACGAGGACTTTGGTCCGATTCTCACCGAAACGACCGCCTGGTTAAAAGAGCAGCACGGCTTGGAACGCATCAGCGCCCGGATCGTGGAGAAGGACTACTATGTCACTCAAGTCCTGCGTGCCATCGCAACAAACTTCAGCGGCACCAGTCCTGTTCAACACATTACGAAGACAATCCCGAAATTCCTTCTGAGGTCCTAATTGGAGGCAGGCGTCAGGAGCGGCCATTGCCCCTAACGAGCAGATCAGTCTGGATTCTTATGTAGCTGAGTTCTTGCGCACGAGACCTTAAGAGAGAGTCTATAAGAGACCTTTACTGTAGTATGAAGATAATGCTTTCGGCTGCGGATATCAACCAGCACACTTCACCACCAATAACACTTGTCAGATTTTGGTTACATAGCTATTATGTTACGGTAACCACTTAAGGTGATGCAAATGCGGGTTCTCCAATCTTTTGCAAAACAGCATAGCTATATATTCGCGGTTACGTGTGTTGTGATCGCCACAGCA
Protein-coding sequences here:
- a CDS encoding S-layer homology domain-containing protein: MSKTIYLTAVIILLCSGSAVAQQAFTDVPTDHWAYDAIRTLVDDGIILGYPNGTFGGKRAVTRYEFAVAIARLIQYIPQLVPSERGGVITQEELDDALKDYAKKSEIMPPPSLANLATKQDLECVRKLVDEFRGELESLGVDVDTLKTQVADLTCRVAVLEAEVRRVKFTGDANVFAIANDHRSGIVPAVDLDNRTIPFTATLGRTIGVVRDFDLNVVGRISCSTTANATIDYGNYLNYLVAVDDYVDGVRQTSRNDTRTVGDLTHQFVDAFFPYYAYIDAGICSGNVKAGRFPIQFTPYTLKKIDVDSYTTILKTDDGYYPMDGISLMNNFGGVDITLFAAKNDLNDYLVNGLTGQPRNSIGTFNQLGGNAVGGLTQLVSQTAGGRAVVGIPWSGKAGFTFYQSWSEDEFNIQANYDQARVYGTDLSVPVGMFNFAGSWTQSDALVREGAVGVTDVNDDAIAWDGRFGAMVGKLGVGAGYKSIGRNFTAAGFWDKIGHWANPVNIKGPYADLVYPLMGNLNFVANGEYLTVKDPSSVTGNSALTQNDNIIKAEGGLQWGLSKANSVALGYQWVRFRPDSAALSDATETYLTIGWAYKLNPNTAFNVGYQYINYDGGGNPAGTTFAYGPDTYRAGEGVVQFGVTF
- a CDS encoding PEP-CTERM sorting domain-containing protein (PEP-CTERM proteins occur, often in large numbers, in the proteomes of bacteria that also encode an exosortase, a predicted intramembrane cysteine proteinase. The presence of a PEP-CTERM domain at a protein's C-terminus predicts cleavage within the sorting domain, followed by covalent anchoring to some some component of the (usually Gram-negative) cell surface. Many PEP-CTERM proteins exhibit an unusual sequence composition that includes large numbers of potential glycosylation sites. Expression of one such protein has been shown restore the ability of a bacterium to form floc, a type of biofilm.), producing the protein MKYSKLLAVVFTTAAAVVFSSVAGAATFQGLGDLPEGRYESGAYGISADGSTVVGYGYSASSLYCEEAFRWTASSGMVSLGDLPGGNSATNAKGASADGSVVVGFSGSSTGPEAFRWTASDGMVGLGDLPGNSIWSEAFGVSGDGSVVVGFSSSSLGCEAFRWTMSEGMVGLGILSDYSQAFGVSADGSVIVGDSGNEAFRWTESGGMVSLGDLSGGDVKSVAYAASGDGSVIVGRSSSALGTEAFRWTANDGMVGLGVLSGGEFCSTAHGISSDGSVIVGESSSMLGVEAFLWTQITGMVSLSSLLGSAIPEGWRLFDAQDVAVNNNIATIVGRGKSPSGYEAFIATVNLPLAPVVPEPGSFLALIVGGLGFVGFACRKR
- a CDS encoding helix-turn-helix domain-containing protein, which codes for MRSAIKNKQERSVASAVREAISQSTDRVWVYTDFNGMPPAAVSQALSRLYREGLVKRVRKGVYYRPKQTVLGESKVSPAALISKLLPSDARPTGYTAARVLGLSTQVPVEPSYAVSKSKAPASVAGVKVTVRRPVSSICIDTREAAILEFLRERGTTSERSPEETVRRLLHIIKEPGVFAKLAEAAMQEPPRVRAMLGALGQEARIRKPELVTLRSSLNPLSRYDFGRLRCMRYAKEWLAK